TGCGGACGCTGAACATCCAGTTCCAGTACCAGCAGACCGGCTACTGGTGTGGCCCCGCCGCCACCAGGATCGCGCTCTCCGCGCGCATCTCGCCGCCGAGTCAGCAGCAGTTGGCCAACGAACTCCCGACCACGACCAACGGCACCGACTGGATCGGCCAGGTCACCCGGGTGCTCAACAACCACCTCGGCACCGGCTGGTACGAGACCAAGGAGATGCCGAACGACCCGCCCACCCAGGCGCAGCGCGATCTGCTCTGGCGGGACGTGATCCTCGACATCGACAACAACTACCCGATCGTCGCGAACATCGTTGCCCCGGCCAACAACCACCCGCCGGGCTACCCGAACTACACGATCTACCACTACTTCACCGTGATCGGCTACGACACCAGCGACTCGACCGTCCTGATCGCCGACCCGGCCGGCTTCGGCCCGGCCACCTACTGGCTCACCTTCAACCAACTCGCCACCCTGATCCCGCCGAAGGGCTACTCCGCCTGACCACGGTCACCCGCGCCCCGCAGTACGAGCCAGTACTGCGGGGCGCCGGTTGCGGTCGCGGGATTGTGAGAGGTTTGTTTCGAGAGTAATCTCTCAGATATGACCGAATGGGTGGGGTACCTGGAAGTCGACGGCCTACGCCGGGTCGTCATGATGACCGGAGACCTGGTTCCGGACGGGGTGGTGGAGTTCGCCTTCCCGGCCGAGCGGGTCTTCCGGCTGGAAGTGAAGCTTGCCGAGCTGCGGGGTGAGGTGGTGGCTCGCGGCGAGACCATCCGCTTCGAGGGGCAGCGAGACGAAGAGACCTTCGCAGGCACGTGCGAGACGGACAGCGGGCAGGGCTTCATCGAGCTGCACCGGGTGCACTTACTGAGCCTCGGCGAGTACCGGAAGCTCAGCGCGCAGTACGAGCTGGAGGACGGTCGGCGCATCTCCGTCTTCGTCAACGCCGACGAGTTCATCGGGACGCCGACCCTCTTCTTTGCCGAGCGAGATCGGTTCGTGCGGCTCTACCCCAGCGCGAAGGGGCTGTTCTCCGAGGACGGCGAGTGGCTGGAGCTGAGCACACGCACAGACGGCTGGATCGACGAGGACGTGACGATCGACGGCCCGGACGGCAAGCTCGCCGGCACGCTGATGTCACCGCCCGGCCCCGGTCCGCATCCGGCCGTCGTGATGATCCACGGCGCCGCGGGCGGCCGCCGTGACTACTACCGAGCGTTCGCCGAACAGTTCGTGCGCAACGGAGTCGCGGCCCTGGTGTTCGACCGTCGCGGCTGGGGCGAATCAGAAGGGCATCCGCCGTCGACGTTCGAGGAGAAGGCCGACGACGCCGCGGCGTGGATCGACTACCTGCGAACCCGGCCGGATGTGGCGAAGGTCGGCATCTGGGGTTTCAGCAACGGCTCGTGGGTCGCGCCGCTGGTGGCCGCGCGCGATCCGCGGGTCGCCTTCGTCTGCGTCATCGGAGCCACCGGGACGACGGCGCTCGAGACCGAGATCCACCGACGGGCGTTCGATCTCCGCGGCCAAGGGGTGCCGGAAGAGCAGATCGGGTGGATCCGCGAGATGTGGAGGATGATCTTCGCGGCCGATCTCAGCCGGCAGCCCGATGAGGAGCACCGACGCCGGTACGACGAGCTGGCGCCGATGGTTGCTGCAAGCAACGAGCTGCGGGGGATCACCCTGCAGGAGTACGCGATCCAGGAGCCGACCCTCGGACCGGTGCCGCCCTGGGCGTCGTACGACGAACTCCTGGCCGAACTGGGTGAGCCGGAGGAGGCCGGCGACCTGTGGACCTGCGATCCGGTCGACTCCTATCGCGCGATCGAGGCGCCGGTCCTCTTCCTGGTGGGCGTCGACGACTCGAACCTGCCCGGGGTGGAGAGCGCCGAACGGGTCAGCCGGGCACTGGAACACAATCACGAGTCGATCGTCGTTCTCTTCCCGAACACCGGTCATGCGATGAACCTGGGCCGCCCGGACGCGATCGGGATGAGCGACGAGGAAGCGGGCTACCGGCTGCACGACTACCGCTTCGTCAGTGGCTATCTGGACCTGATCGAGCACTGGATCCGGACCCGGGTGACCGAGCACACGGTGATGTGAATTTGTGAATGGGGGTGGCCGGGGGCGACAATTGAAGGCGATGACTACCTCCCTCCCCCTTGTTTTCGATGAACCGCGCCGTGCCAAGAAGCCGCCGCGGCACCTGGCCGACCTCACCGGCGAGGAGCGGCGTACGGCGGTGACCGCGCTGGGGGAGCCCGCGTTCCGGGCCAAGCAGTTGTCGAACCACTACTTCAGCCGGCTGACCGACGACCCGGCGCAGATGACCGACCTGCCCGCGGCGACCAGGGACAAGCTGGTCGCCGAGTTGATGCCGCCGCTGCTGACCAAGGTCCGCGACCTCGAATGCGACAACGGCACCACCCGGAAGTCGCTGTGGAAGTTGCTGGACGGTTCGCTCGTCGAGTCCGTTCTGATGCGCTACAAGGACCGCACCACGATGTGCGTGTCGAGCCAGGCGGGCTGCGGGATGGCGTGCCCGTTCTGCGCGACCGGCCAGGCCGGGCTGACCCGCAACATGAGCACGGCCGAGATCGTCGAGCAGGTCGTGGACGGTGCTCGTGCGCTGTCCCGCGGTGAGATCGCCGGCGGTCCGGGGCGCGTCAACAACATCGTGTTCATGGGCATGGGCGAGCCGATGGCCAACTACAAGGCCGTGATCGGCGCCGTACGCCGGTTCACCGAGCCGTCGCCCGACGGTCTGGGCATCTCGGCTCGCGGTGTGACGGTGTCCACCGTCGGCCTGGTGCCGCGGATCAACCAGCTGTCGACCGAGGGCATCCCGGTCACCCTGGCGCTGTCCCTGCACGCGCCGGACGACGAACTGCGCGACGAGTTGGTCCCGATCAACAACCGGTGGAAGGTCGACGAGGTCCTCGACGCCGCCTGGGGCTACGCGGAGAAGACCAAGCGCCGCGTCTCGATCGAGTACGCGATGATCCGCGACATCAACGACCACGCCTGGCGGGCGGACCTGCTCGCCGAGAAGCTCCGGGCCCGCGGCGACTGGGCCTGGGTGCACGTGAACCTGATCCCGCTGAACCCGACACCTGGCTCGAAGTGGACGGCCTCCGACCCGGCCGACGAGCGCGAGTTCGTCCGCCGGCTGCAGGCGGGCGGCATCCCGACGACGGTCCGCGACACCCGCGGCCAGGAGATCGACGGCGCCTGCGGCCAGCTCGCCGCCTCGAACAAGGCCTGACGTGCTCCGACCCGAATTCACCGTCCGCCGGATCGGTGAACGCTACGACCGTGCCGCGGTCGACGCGCTCGTCGAACGCGTCCTCGCGACAGCGAACCGTACGACGAAGCAGTCGGTGACCGTCGCCGAACTCCGCAACGCGGCATTCCGTACTCCGCTGCTGGGCCCCGGCTACTCCGCCGAAGAAGTCGACGACTTCCTCTCCGACGCCGAGCAGTGGATGCCCGATCGACCGGTCGCCGGCCGGCCCAGTACCGATCAGCAGCGCCAGCCCCCGCTGTTCACGCCGGTCCGGCTTCGCGAGGGCTACAACATGGAGCAGGTCGACGACTTCGTCGACCGGGTGATGGCGACGGTGAACGGCCTGCCCGTCGAGCGGCCGGTCACGCCGCGCGAGATCCACAAGGTGAAGTTCACGCCGGTCCGCCTGACCGAGGGCTACGACGTGGAAGAGGTCGACAAGTTCCTCGACGAAGCGGAGAGCTGGCTCAGCGGCGGCTGACGTCCAGCAGCGCCCGGAGGAGTTCCTCGGGCGTCTCCAGTTGCGGCAGGTGGCCGGTGCGGGGGAGCACCGTGAAGGTCGAGCCCGGAATCGCCGCGGCGAACGCCCGTCCGTACTCCGGGTCGGCGATGCCGTCGCTCTCGCCCCACAGCACGTGCACCGGAATCTCGATGTCGCCGAGGCGCTTGCTGAGCGTCGGATCGAGCATGGCCGGGCCGGTGTAGCCGATGAGTGCCAGGACATCCGGGCTGGGCCCGGTGGTTCCGGCCGGCGGCACCGGTGCCTTGCTCGGATCGTGGAAGGAGAAGGACCGGAGCTCCGCGACCGACAGGCCGCTGACGTCGGTGATCGGGTGACCGTCGACCTCGATGCCGATCGCGTCGACGATCACCACGCTGCTGATGCGCGGGCTGTGCTGCAGGGCGATCTCAGCGGCCAGCCAGCCGCCGAAGGAGTTGCCGATCACCGTCACGTCGGTGAGGTCGAGCTGCTCCAGCATCGCGACGTACACGTGCGCCAGCTCGGCGACGCTGGTCAGCGTCTCGGGTTTCGGCGTACCGGCGAAGCCCGGATGGGTCGGCAGCAACACCCGGGAGTGGGTGCGCTCGGCCAGGAGGTCCGCGAAGCCGGCCATGGTCGCGACGCCGCCGCCGCCGTGCAGCAGCAGATACGGGCGGGTGCGGTCGCGGTCTTGGAAGGTCAGCTCGACTGATCCATCAACGGTGAGTGTCGTCATGGCGGTACGTCCCAACAGATCGAAGAAGGTTTATCTAAGGAAACTTAGATCAGCTTCCTGATATAAGCAACCTGTCTTCCATGCGCTAGGGTGGCAGCCATGACGTATCGACCGGCCGAGGTCGCGCTGGCGGTCAAACGGTTGCAGTACCGGCATCACCGCGCCCTGAGCCAGGCGCTGGCGCCGCTCGGACTCTCGCTCGTCCAGTGGGACACGCTTCGCCATCTGCACCGCAAGCCGGATGCCTCGCTGCACGACCTCGCGGTGCTGACCTTCCAGACCGACCAGTCCTTCGGCTCCTTGGCCACCCGGATGGCGGACCGCGGCCTGATCGAGCGGGTGCCAGGGCCGGGCCGGGCAGTGCGGCATCAGCTCACCGAGGAGGGCGCGCGCCTGCGAGCTGAGGGGCAGCGTGCGGTGGACAAGGTCGTCGAGTCCTCGTTCAAGAGCCTCTCGACCGCCCAGCTCAACCAGTTGGGCGAGTTGCTCGACCTGGCCCTCGGTGCAGACCCGACCGCCTAGCAGCCCAGCCGATCGTCAGGCTGAAACGAGCTTGGTGGCTTCCTCGATGGAGTCGACCAGGTGGATGGACGAAGCCATCGGGCGGTCGGCGGCCAACCGCTGGAGGACGTCCCAGACCGGCACCTTCGCGGTCCAGTGGTCGGTGTCGACCAGAATCATCGGCGTCTGGGTCGCGCGGTCGCCGTAGTAGTTCGGCGTCACCGCCTGGAAGATCTCCTGCACCGTGCCGGCCGCGCCGGGGAGGTAGATGATGCCGCCGCGCGCCCGGCGGAGCAGGACGTCCTCGCGCTGCGCGTTGGAGAAGTACTTCGCGATCGAGCTCGCGAACACGTTCGGCGGCTCGTGCCCGTAGAACCAGGTCGGGATCGACACCCCGCCGTCACCCGGGAAGGTCTGCCGTACTGCGAGACCCGCAGCAGCCCAGTCGGCGATCGACGGCCGGAACCACGGCACCTGGGCCAGCTCACCCAGAACCGTTTCGACCGAAGCATCGTCGTACGCCGCCAGCGATGCACCCAGGTTGGCCGCTTCCATGGCACCCGGGCCGCCGCCGGTGGCAACCGTCAGCCCCGAGCGGGCCAGCGTCCGCCCGAGCAGTACCGCGGAACGGTAGTGGGGATCGCCTCGCAGGATCCCGTGCCCGCCCATCACGCCGACCCAGGGCCGGTCGCCCGGGAGTTCCGCCAGGGCGTCGGCGATCGCGTGATCGTGCAGTGCGGCCGCGAGTGTCCGGCTGGTGTCGCCGCGCTCGTCCTGCTGCCGCGACCAGGCGTAGATCCGGGCGTCCGGCGTCGCCTCGTACCCCGAGGACAGGCCGGCGTACAACTCGTCGGCGGTGTACAGGGAACCGCGGTACGGGTCGAAGGGCAACTCGGGGATCGCCGGGAAGATCAGTCCACCGCCGTCGCGGATCCAGGTGGCGGCTTCCTCTTCCAGCGTGCA
The window above is part of the Kribbella voronezhensis genome. Proteins encoded here:
- a CDS encoding C39 family peptidase: MRSHLIRPPVRLGRRTTTKLKAAACGLALVAGVSMPAALATAAPTATTVAGAPTALGTPQAVQAANAAAAAKKVPAGAYSTQGLRTLNIQFQYQQTGYWCGPAATRIALSARISPPSQQQLANELPTTTNGTDWIGQVTRVLNNHLGTGWYETKEMPNDPPTQAQRDLLWRDVILDIDNNYPIVANIVAPANNHPPGYPNYTIYHYFTVIGYDTSDSTVLIADPAGFGPATYWLTFNQLATLIPPKGYSA
- a CDS encoding alpha/beta hydrolase family protein, with amino-acid sequence MTEWVGYLEVDGLRRVVMMTGDLVPDGVVEFAFPAERVFRLEVKLAELRGEVVARGETIRFEGQRDEETFAGTCETDSGQGFIELHRVHLLSLGEYRKLSAQYELEDGRRISVFVNADEFIGTPTLFFAERDRFVRLYPSAKGLFSEDGEWLELSTRTDGWIDEDVTIDGPDGKLAGTLMSPPGPGPHPAVVMIHGAAGGRRDYYRAFAEQFVRNGVAALVFDRRGWGESEGHPPSTFEEKADDAAAWIDYLRTRPDVAKVGIWGFSNGSWVAPLVAARDPRVAFVCVIGATGTTALETEIHRRAFDLRGQGVPEEQIGWIREMWRMIFAADLSRQPDEEHRRRYDELAPMVAASNELRGITLQEYAIQEPTLGPVPPWASYDELLAELGEPEEAGDLWTCDPVDSYRAIEAPVLFLVGVDDSNLPGVESAERVSRALEHNHESIVVLFPNTGHAMNLGRPDAIGMSDEEAGYRLHDYRFVSGYLDLIEHWIRTRVTEHTVM
- the rlmN gene encoding 23S rRNA (adenine(2503)-C(2))-methyltransferase RlmN, which encodes MTTSLPLVFDEPRRAKKPPRHLADLTGEERRTAVTALGEPAFRAKQLSNHYFSRLTDDPAQMTDLPAATRDKLVAELMPPLLTKVRDLECDNGTTRKSLWKLLDGSLVESVLMRYKDRTTMCVSSQAGCGMACPFCATGQAGLTRNMSTAEIVEQVVDGARALSRGEIAGGPGRVNNIVFMGMGEPMANYKAVIGAVRRFTEPSPDGLGISARGVTVSTVGLVPRINQLSTEGIPVTLALSLHAPDDELRDELVPINNRWKVDEVLDAAWGYAEKTKRRVSIEYAMIRDINDHAWRADLLAEKLRARGDWAWVHVNLIPLNPTPGSKWTASDPADEREFVRRLQAGGIPTTVRDTRGQEIDGACGQLAASNKA
- a CDS encoding DivIVA domain-containing protein, with amino-acid sequence MLRPEFTVRRIGERYDRAAVDALVERVLATANRTTKQSVTVAELRNAAFRTPLLGPGYSAEEVDDFLSDAEQWMPDRPVAGRPSTDQQRQPPLFTPVRLREGYNMEQVDDFVDRVMATVNGLPVERPVTPREIHKVKFTPVRLTEGYDVEEVDKFLDEAESWLSGG
- a CDS encoding alpha/beta fold hydrolase, with amino-acid sequence MTTLTVDGSVELTFQDRDRTRPYLLLHGGGGVATMAGFADLLAERTHSRVLLPTHPGFAGTPKPETLTSVAELAHVYVAMLEQLDLTDVTVIGNSFGGWLAAEIALQHSPRISSVVIVDAIGIEVDGHPITDVSGLSVAELRSFSFHDPSKAPVPPAGTTGPSPDVLALIGYTGPAMLDPTLSKRLGDIEIPVHVLWGESDGIADPEYGRAFAAAIPGSTFTVLPRTGHLPQLETPEELLRALLDVSRR
- a CDS encoding MarR family winged helix-turn-helix transcriptional regulator, translating into MTYRPAEVALAVKRLQYRHHRALSQALAPLGLSLVQWDTLRHLHRKPDASLHDLAVLTFQTDQSFGSLATRMADRGLIERVPGPGRAVRHQLTEEGARLRAEGQRAVDKVVESSFKSLSTAQLNQLGELLDLALGADPTA
- a CDS encoding LOG family protein, with protein sequence MPAVPHVDIESLEHFDRIVAAGATSMTGWRVQSVPLVDRTSVLRKLKPAGSVFLGCTLEEEAATWIRDGGGLIFPAIPELPFDPYRGSLYTADELYAGLSSGYEATPDARIYAWSRQQDERGDTSRTLAAALHDHAIADALAELPGDRPWVGVMGGHGILRGDPHYRSAVLLGRTLARSGLTVATGGGPGAMEAANLGASLAAYDDASVETVLGELAQVPWFRPSIADWAAAGLAVRQTFPGDGGVSIPTWFYGHEPPNVFASSIAKYFSNAQREDVLLRRARGGIIYLPGAAGTVQEIFQAVTPNYYGDRATQTPMILVDTDHWTAKVPVWDVLQRLAADRPMASSIHLVDSIEEATKLVSA